A genomic window from Chitinophaga pollutisoli includes:
- a CDS encoding MBL fold metallo-hydrolase, which translates to MKLHTINTGLFKLDGGAMFGVVPKSIWNKLNPADDNNMCSWAMRCMLVEDGNRLVLIDNGIGNKQDAKFFSHYYLHGDDTLDKSLAALGYHRNDITDVFLTHLHFDHCGGSIEREGDKLVPAFKNAHYWSNEAHWKWATEPNDREKASFLRDNILPIQQSGQLKFIDQQDGISFTDHIRVRFAYGHTDAMMLPEIRYNGHTIVYMADLLPSTGHIPLPYVMAYDMFPLTTLEEKKRFLMEANERDYVLYFEHDPNVECCTLQSTEKGIRVHETFPLANL; encoded by the coding sequence ATGAAATTACACACGATCAATACCGGCCTCTTCAAGCTCGACGGCGGCGCCATGTTCGGCGTAGTGCCCAAAAGCATCTGGAACAAACTCAACCCGGCCGACGATAATAACATGTGCTCCTGGGCCATGCGCTGCATGCTCGTGGAAGACGGCAACCGGCTCGTCCTCATCGACAACGGCATCGGCAATAAGCAGGACGCCAAATTCTTCAGCCATTACTATCTCCATGGCGACGATACGCTCGACAAATCGCTCGCCGCCCTGGGATACCACCGCAACGATATCACCGACGTCTTCCTCACCCACCTGCATTTCGACCATTGCGGCGGCAGCATCGAAAGGGAAGGCGACAAACTGGTGCCCGCCTTCAAAAACGCGCATTACTGGAGCAACGAAGCGCACTGGAAATGGGCCACCGAGCCCAACGACCGGGAGAAAGCATCGTTCCTCCGCGACAATATCCTCCCCATCCAGCAAAGCGGTCAACTCAAATTTATCGACCAGCAGGACGGCATTTCCTTTACCGACCACATCCGGGTGCGCTTTGCCTACGGGCATACCGACGCCATGATGCTGCCCGAGATCCGGTACAACGGCCATACCATTGTGTACATGGCAGACCTGTTGCCTTCCACCGGCCACATTCCGTTGCCGTACGTAATGGCATACGACATGTTTCCGCTGACAACGCTGGAGGAGAAGAAGCGCTTTCTCATGGAAGCCAACGAGCGCGATTACGTGCTCTATTTCGAGCATGACCCGAATGTGGAATGCTGCACGCTGCAAAGCACCGAGAAAGGTATCCGCGTGCATGAAACCTTCCCGCTCGCCAATCTGTAA
- a CDS encoding MFS transporter, with amino-acid sequence MSIPNKKVVNGWAMYDWANSVYNLVITTTFFPLYFISITNAKFGGDVVDFFGWQLKNSVLYDYALAFAYLLIAFTMPILGSIADTRGNKKNFLRFFTYLGGLSCMAFFLFTKDSSLELAVLYFVLATVGYCGGLVFYNSYLPEIAPVALRDRVSARGYSFGYIGSVLLQIIGFALVLTFEANGWPGDLAPRITFLLVGVWWIGFAQIPFVRLPKSQPSVEVHKGGVFSEGFTELKKVYAQVRRMPVLKHFLRGFFFYSMGVQTVMMVATIFGLKELKMAQTNLIGCVVIIQLVAILGAWGMARLSERYGNFRILMLTVVLWIGICLCAYFISSEMQFYLLSVAVGLVMGGIQSLSRSTYAKLIPETRDTASFFSYYDVTEKFSIVLGLFSFGYIEHLTGDMRTSVLVLMGFFVIGLLWLFSALRKQRRLAVAEKPALTETM; translated from the coding sequence ATGAGCATTCCAAATAAAAAAGTCGTGAACGGATGGGCCATGTACGACTGGGCCAATTCCGTCTACAACCTCGTGATCACGACCACCTTTTTTCCCCTGTACTTCATCTCCATTACCAATGCCAAATTCGGCGGCGACGTGGTGGATTTCTTCGGTTGGCAGCTGAAGAACTCCGTGCTGTACGATTATGCACTGGCGTTTGCCTACCTCCTCATCGCTTTTACCATGCCCATCCTCGGTTCCATCGCGGATACGCGGGGCAATAAAAAGAACTTCCTGCGCTTCTTCACTTACCTCGGCGGGCTGTCGTGCATGGCGTTTTTCCTGTTCACAAAGGATTCGTCGCTGGAGCTGGCGGTATTGTATTTTGTATTGGCAACGGTTGGATATTGCGGCGGGCTGGTGTTTTACAATTCCTACCTCCCGGAAATCGCGCCCGTGGCGCTGCGCGACCGCGTGTCGGCACGCGGTTATTCCTTCGGATACATCGGCAGCGTACTGCTGCAAATCATAGGCTTCGCGCTGGTATTGACGTTCGAAGCGAACGGATGGCCCGGCGACCTCGCGCCCCGAATCACTTTCCTCCTCGTAGGCGTCTGGTGGATAGGGTTTGCGCAGATCCCTTTTGTGCGCCTGCCTAAATCGCAGCCATCCGTTGAGGTACATAAAGGAGGCGTGTTTTCTGAAGGATTCACGGAATTGAAGAAAGTATACGCCCAGGTGCGCCGGATGCCCGTGCTGAAACACTTCCTGCGCGGGTTCTTCTTTTACTCGATGGGCGTGCAAACCGTGATGATGGTAGCCACGATTTTTGGTTTGAAGGAATTGAAAATGGCGCAGACCAACCTCATCGGTTGTGTGGTGATCATCCAGCTGGTGGCGATCCTCGGCGCATGGGGCATGGCCCGCCTGTCCGAACGCTACGGCAACTTCCGGATCCTGATGCTCACTGTCGTGTTGTGGATCGGGATCTGCCTTTGCGCGTATTTCATCTCTTCGGAAATGCAGTTTTACCTGCTGTCTGTAGCCGTGGGGCTCGTGATGGGCGGCATACAGTCGCTGAGCCGCTCTACCTACGCCAAGCTGATCCCCGAAACGAGGGACACCGCTTCTTTCTTCAGCTACTACGACGTGACGGAGAAATTCTCCATCGTGCTGGGGCTCTTCAGCTTCGGGTATATCGAGCATCTGACGGGCGATATGCGGACGTCCGTGCTGGTTTTGATGGGATTCTTCGTCATCGGGCTCCTTTGGCTGTTCTCCGCTTTGCGGAAACAACGTAGATTAGCAGTGGCGGAAAAACCCGCCCTCACCGAAACAATGTAA
- a CDS encoding ATP-binding cassette domain-containing protein has translation MTISLNQVGKRYNHDWIFRRFTHTLSGTGGFAILGPNGSGKSTLLQIISGHHHHSEGQIEYFFNDQLLPQDQFFRNCAIVAPYLEVVEELTLEECFGFHLQFKSFLPGFKPREIAGIVGLDGAWQKQVRHFSSGMKQRARLALAIFSDVRALLLDEPCTNLDAAGIALYQQLIAEYGGNRLIIVSSNDPAEYSFCKEQIRISDYK, from the coding sequence ATGACGATCTCGCTTAACCAGGTCGGCAAAAGGTATAACCACGACTGGATTTTCCGTCGTTTCACCCACACATTATCCGGTACGGGCGGTTTTGCCATTCTCGGGCCCAATGGCTCCGGTAAAAGCACCCTGCTGCAGATCATTAGCGGCCATCACCATCATAGTGAGGGCCAGATCGAATATTTCTTCAACGATCAACTGCTTCCGCAGGATCAGTTCTTCCGCAACTGCGCCATAGTGGCCCCCTACCTGGAGGTGGTGGAAGAACTGACCCTGGAGGAATGCTTCGGATTCCATCTTCAGTTCAAGTCGTTCCTCCCCGGGTTCAAACCCCGGGAAATCGCCGGCATCGTGGGCCTCGACGGCGCCTGGCAAAAACAGGTACGGCATTTCTCTTCCGGCATGAAACAGCGCGCCCGGCTGGCGCTCGCCATCTTCTCCGACGTCCGCGCCCTGCTGCTCGACGAGCCCTGCACCAACCTCGATGCCGCGGGCATCGCGTTGTACCAGCAGCTCATAGCGGAGTACGGCGGCAACCGGCTCATCATCGTGTCTTCCAACGACCCCGCGGAATACAGCTTCTGCAAGGAGCAAATACGCATCAGCGACTACAAGTAA
- the lpxA gene encoding acyl-ACP--UDP-N-acetylglucosamine O-acyltransferase, which produces MIHPLTYIHPDAKVAPNVKIDPFTVIHKNVEIGEGTWIGSNVTVMEGARIGKNCRIFPGAVIAGIPQDLKFEGEETIVEIGNNTTIREYVTVNRGTKDRWKTSIGNNCLIMAYSHIAHDCIIGNNCVFSNNTTLAGHITIGDHVVLAGMVAVQQFCKVGNHAFVTGGSLVRKDVPPYVKAAREPLSYVGVNSIGLKRRGFSLDKINHILDIYRILFVKGNNISKAIRIIEAEFPATDERDEILSFIRDSGRGIMRGYSTRANDDLA; this is translated from the coding sequence ATGATTCATCCGCTCACATACATCCACCCGGACGCCAAAGTAGCGCCCAATGTAAAAATCGATCCTTTTACCGTTATTCATAAAAACGTCGAGATCGGGGAAGGCACCTGGATCGGTTCCAATGTGACCGTCATGGAAGGCGCCCGCATCGGCAAAAACTGCCGCATCTTCCCCGGAGCGGTGATCGCCGGCATCCCGCAGGACCTCAAATTCGAAGGCGAGGAAACCATCGTGGAAATCGGCAACAACACCACCATTCGCGAGTATGTGACCGTTAACAGGGGCACCAAAGACCGCTGGAAAACTTCCATCGGCAACAACTGCCTCATCATGGCCTATAGCCACATCGCACACGATTGCATCATCGGCAACAACTGCGTGTTCTCCAACAACACCACCCTCGCCGGGCACATCACCATCGGCGACCACGTGGTGCTGGCGGGCATGGTAGCCGTTCAGCAGTTCTGCAAAGTGGGCAATCACGCCTTCGTGACCGGCGGCTCCCTCGTCCGTAAAGACGTGCCGCCCTACGTGAAGGCCGCCCGCGAACCGCTGTCGTACGTCGGCGTGAACTCCATCGGGCTCAAGCGCAGAGGCTTCTCCCTGGACAAGATCAACCACATCCTGGACATCTACCGGATCCTCTTCGTGAAAGGCAACAATATTTCCAAAGCCATCCGCATCATCGAAGCCGAATTCCCGGCCACGGACGAAAGGGACGAGATCCTCTCCTTCATCCGCGACTCCGGGCGCGGCATCATGAGGGGATACAGCACCCGGGCGAATGACGATCTCGCTTAA
- a CDS encoding helicase HerA-like domain-containing protein — MSRQETFKQYINNGYTFKGEHFKLGCAMLDGEVVTGADVFLPLKTLNRHGLIAGATGTGKTKTLQVIAEGLSDASVPVLMMDIKGDLSGIAAAGASNAKIEERYAKIGGSWTPAGYPVELLTLSHEKGTRLRATVSEFGPVLLSKILELNDTQAGLVAMIFKYCDDNKLPLLDLKDFKKVLQYVSDEGKKELEKDYGKISTTSTGTILRKVIELEQQGAALFFGERSFEVDDLMHIGDDGRGVISIVRVADIQDRPKLFSTFMLSLLAELYATLPEEGDMDKPKLVMFIDEAHLIFQEASDALLQQIETIVKLIRSKGVGIFFCTQNPMDVPPSVLGQLGLKVQHALRAFTANDRKTIKQTAENYPLSDFYKTAELLTQIGIGEALVTCLSEKGTPTPLAATMLTSPRSRMDILSDAELDALVGKSKLVRKYNPEIDSESAYEILTAKLEEAAEKSKAEEEAKPASKGRQKEEKGLLESVLTSSAAKQAGRTAANIITRSLLGALGLGGRSSKKGSSWF, encoded by the coding sequence ATGTCTCGACAGGAAACTTTCAAGCAATACATCAACAACGGATACACGTTCAAAGGCGAACATTTTAAACTGGGATGCGCCATGCTGGATGGCGAAGTCGTAACAGGGGCCGACGTGTTCCTGCCACTGAAAACCCTCAACCGCCACGGCCTGATCGCCGGCGCCACGGGAACGGGTAAAACCAAGACCCTCCAGGTGATCGCCGAGGGCCTCAGCGACGCCAGCGTGCCCGTGCTGATGATGGACATAAAAGGCGACCTCAGCGGCATCGCGGCGGCAGGAGCTTCCAATGCGAAGATAGAAGAGCGGTATGCCAAAATCGGCGGCTCGTGGACGCCCGCCGGATATCCCGTGGAACTGCTCACGCTAAGCCACGAGAAAGGCACGCGCCTGCGGGCCACCGTCAGCGAATTCGGGCCGGTGCTCCTTTCCAAAATATTGGAGCTTAACGATACGCAAGCGGGGCTCGTGGCCATGATCTTCAAATATTGTGACGACAATAAATTGCCACTGCTCGACCTGAAGGATTTTAAGAAAGTTTTGCAGTACGTGAGCGACGAAGGCAAGAAAGAACTGGAGAAAGATTACGGCAAGATTTCCACCACTTCCACCGGCACCATCCTGCGGAAAGTGATAGAGCTGGAGCAACAGGGCGCCGCGCTCTTCTTCGGCGAAAGGTCTTTTGAAGTCGACGACCTCATGCACATCGGCGACGACGGCCGCGGCGTGATCTCCATCGTTCGGGTGGCCGACATCCAGGATCGCCCGAAGCTCTTTTCCACCTTCATGCTCAGCCTGCTCGCGGAATTGTACGCCACCCTTCCGGAAGAAGGCGATATGGACAAACCGAAGCTGGTCATGTTCATCGACGAGGCGCACCTCATCTTTCAGGAAGCCAGCGATGCGTTGCTGCAGCAGATCGAAACCATCGTGAAGCTCATCCGCTCGAAGGGCGTGGGCATTTTCTTCTGCACCCAAAACCCGATGGACGTGCCGCCTTCCGTGCTGGGCCAGCTCGGCCTCAAGGTGCAGCACGCCCTGCGCGCATTCACGGCCAACGACCGCAAAACGATCAAGCAAACGGCGGAGAACTATCCGTTGTCCGATTTTTATAAGACCGCCGAGCTGCTCACGCAGATCGGCATCGGGGAAGCGCTGGTGACCTGCCTTAGCGAAAAAGGCACACCCACTCCCCTGGCCGCCACCATGCTCACTTCTCCCCGCTCCCGGATGGATATCCTCAGTGATGCGGAGCTGGATGCGCTGGTGGGCAAATCCAAACTGGTCCGCAAATACAACCCCGAGATCGACAGCGAAAGCGCTTACGAAATACTAACGGCCAAACTGGAAGAAGCCGCCGAGAAATCGAAAGCGGAGGAAGAAGCGAAGCCCGCGTCAAAAGGCCGTCAAAAAGAAGAAAAAGGCCTGCTGGAATCGGTACTGACCAGTTCAGCCGCCAAACAGGCCGGCCGTACCGCCGCCAACATCATCACGCGCAGCCTGCTGGGCGCGCTGGGTTTGGGAGGCAGAAGCAGCAAGAAAGGTTCCAGCTGGTTTTAG
- a CDS encoding trimeric intracellular cation channel family protein, producing MIYWLDLIGTFVFAISGALAAWDKKMYHDIFGVSFTAFVTSIGGGTMRDLILGTRPVWVNDSRYVIAIVLGVGVTILFRARFLRYRRSIFLFDTLGIGFYTVIGLQKALAFGVHPWAAVILGMISAIFGGVIRDMMVNEIPLIFSRQIYATACLAGAALYIGLRHLGVDQDWNMVASIILVITIRLTALRKGWSLPYLEKQ from the coding sequence ATGATATACTGGTTAGACCTCATTGGCACTTTTGTGTTCGCCATTTCCGGTGCGCTGGCAGCCTGGGACAAGAAGATGTACCACGATATTTTCGGGGTGAGCTTCACCGCCTTCGTGACTTCCATTGGCGGCGGCACCATGCGCGACCTCATCCTGGGAACACGGCCGGTTTGGGTGAACGACTCGCGATACGTGATCGCCATCGTGCTCGGCGTAGGGGTTACGATCCTTTTCCGCGCGCGGTTCCTGCGGTACCGCCGTTCCATTTTCCTGTTCGACACGCTGGGCATCGGATTTTATACCGTAATCGGCCTGCAGAAGGCGCTGGCGTTCGGGGTGCATCCCTGGGCCGCGGTCATACTCGGGATGATCTCGGCCATATTCGGCGGGGTGATCCGCGATATGATGGTGAACGAAATCCCGCTCATCTTCAGCCGCCAGATCTATGCCACCGCCTGCCTCGCCGGCGCGGCGCTGTACATCGGGCTCCGGCATCTGGGCGTGGACCAGGACTGGAACATGGTGGCCAGTATCATTCTTGTAATCACAATCAGGCTCACAGCTTTGCGGAAAGGCTGGTCGTTGCCGTACCTGGAGAAGCAATAA
- a CDS encoding Gfo/Idh/MocA family oxidoreductase, whose protein sequence is MSTPIKTGLCSYGHSGYAFHAPFLHVHPGFELTAVTERSKHLAQQRYPYVKIYPDVMSMINDPALELIIVNTPNYSHYEYTKAALLAGKHVVVEKPFTVNSAEGEELIELAKKQKKRIIVYQNRRYDSDYKIVRKVVEEGLIGDVLEVEFHYDRFKEELSYKKHKEAASPGTGVLYDLGSHLIDQALTIFGMPEAVFGDIRIIRKDSVVDDYFELLLYYPNLRVRLKSSYLVKEALPAYILHGRKGSFIKSKSDIQEALLMKGVLPDTPDWGAEAPAEWGLLHTEADGIIRKEFLPGGNGNYLDFYKGVYAAIREGKANPVTPEEGLNVVKVIEAGALSSKERRVVTL, encoded by the coding sequence ATGTCAACACCCATCAAGACCGGACTTTGCTCCTACGGACACAGCGGATACGCGTTCCACGCGCCCTTCCTGCATGTGCACCCCGGCTTCGAACTGACGGCCGTTACTGAACGCAGCAAACACCTCGCGCAGCAACGCTATCCCTACGTGAAGATCTACCCGGACGTGATGTCCATGATCAACGATCCCGCGCTCGAACTGATCATCGTTAACACCCCCAACTACTCCCACTACGAATACACCAAAGCCGCGCTCCTCGCGGGGAAGCACGTAGTCGTGGAAAAGCCGTTCACCGTGAATTCCGCCGAAGGAGAAGAACTGATCGAACTGGCGAAAAAACAGAAAAAACGCATCATCGTATACCAAAACCGCCGTTACGACAGCGATTACAAGATCGTCCGGAAAGTGGTGGAAGAAGGGCTCATCGGCGATGTGCTGGAAGTGGAATTCCACTACGACCGCTTCAAGGAAGAACTGAGCTATAAAAAACATAAAGAAGCCGCTTCGCCCGGCACTGGCGTGCTCTACGACCTCGGCTCCCACCTGATCGACCAGGCGCTGACCATCTTCGGCATGCCCGAAGCGGTGTTCGGCGATATTCGCATCATCCGGAAAGACTCCGTGGTAGACGATTACTTCGAACTGCTGCTCTATTATCCCAACTTACGGGTACGCCTCAAATCCAGCTATCTCGTGAAGGAAGCGCTCCCGGCCTACATCCTGCACGGCCGCAAAGGTTCTTTCATCAAAAGCAAATCCGACATCCAGGAAGCGCTGCTCATGAAAGGCGTGCTGCCCGATACACCGGATTGGGGCGCGGAAGCACCGGCAGAATGGGGCCTGCTCCACACCGAAGCCGACGGGATCATCAGAAAAGAATTCCTGCCTGGCGGCAACGGCAATTACCTTGATTTCTACAAAGGGGTGTACGCCGCCATCCGCGAAGGAAAAGCCAATCCCGTTACACCGGAAGAAGGATTGAATGTGGTGAAGGTAATTGAAGCGGGCGCTCTCAGCAGTAAGGAACGCCGCGTGGTAACATTATAA
- a CDS encoding SdpI family protein, whose amino-acid sequence MVLIILLIGLIFTIMGYIFGKFPPKKINPIYGYRSRRSMRSQAAWDAAQVYSSRQMRNAGMVVLALCIPVWLTSDVELTYVPEVWVIVLPLLFSIVPAAVVIVNTENYLKKHFDDTKKNN is encoded by the coding sequence ATGGTGCTGATCATTCTTTTGATAGGACTGATTTTTACGATCATGGGATACATCTTCGGGAAGTTCCCGCCGAAAAAGATCAATCCCATTTACGGTTACCGCAGCCGCCGCTCGATGCGGTCACAGGCAGCGTGGGATGCGGCGCAGGTGTATTCCTCCCGCCAGATGCGCAACGCGGGAATGGTGGTGCTGGCGCTGTGTATTCCCGTATGGCTCACCAGCGATGTGGAACTGACCTATGTGCCCGAAGTATGGGTGATCGTGCTGCCGCTGCTGTTCAGCATCGTTCCGGCGGCCGTTGTCATTGTCAATACCGAGAACTATCTTAAAAAGCATTTCGACGATACGAAAAAAAACAACTGA
- a CDS encoding bifunctional UDP-3-O-[3-hydroxymyristoyl] N-acetylglucosamine deacetylase/3-hydroxyacyl-ACP dehydratase has translation MMDTQQQNQQTLKGPVTISGVGLHTGAHVNMTLKPAMPGFGIKFQRIDLPDQPIVKADVDYVVDTARGTTLEHNGARVSTVEHILAALVGMGVDNVLIEINGPEIPIMDGSSLPFIELIEEVGIQEQEAKKIWYSIDTNINYYDEVKKVEMVALPAVDYRITTLIDFNSPVLGTQHANLKSLADFKKDIAPCRTFVFLHELEYLLANNLIKGGDINNAIVVVDRVMSQEELNRLAKAFDRAEIAVHQREGILNNAQLHFPNEPARHKLLDIVGDLALIGYPIKAHIIANRPGHASNVEFARKIKAYIKKNKHNRDVPIYDPNQPAIYDINRIVKTMPHRYPMLLVDKIIELSDTQVVGIKNVTFNEQIFQGHFPNNPVMPGVLICEALAQVGGILALNPKPDPENYDTYFLKIDNCKFKQKVIPGDTMVLKMELLSPIRRGLVEMRGTAFVGNKVAAEADMVAQIVKREG, from the coding sequence ATGATGGACACTCAGCAACAGAACCAACAGACCCTGAAAGGCCCCGTGACCATCTCAGGCGTTGGTTTGCACACAGGCGCGCATGTGAATATGACACTCAAGCCGGCGATGCCCGGCTTCGGCATCAAATTCCAGCGCATCGATCTCCCGGATCAGCCAATCGTTAAAGCAGATGTGGATTATGTGGTAGATACCGCCCGCGGCACCACGCTCGAGCACAACGGCGCCCGCGTAAGTACGGTAGAGCACATCCTCGCTGCCCTGGTGGGCATGGGCGTAGACAACGTCCTGATCGAGATCAACGGACCGGAGATCCCCATTATGGACGGCTCCTCCCTCCCCTTCATCGAACTGATCGAGGAAGTGGGCATCCAGGAGCAGGAAGCCAAAAAGATCTGGTACTCCATCGACACCAACATCAATTACTACGACGAAGTGAAGAAAGTGGAAATGGTGGCCCTGCCCGCAGTGGATTACCGCATCACCACGCTCATCGACTTCAATTCTCCCGTTCTCGGCACCCAGCACGCCAACCTGAAGAGCCTGGCCGATTTCAAGAAAGACATCGCGCCCTGCCGCACCTTCGTGTTCCTCCACGAGCTGGAATACCTGTTGGCTAATAACCTCATCAAAGGCGGCGACATCAACAACGCCATCGTGGTGGTAGACCGCGTGATGAGCCAGGAAGAGCTGAACCGACTTGCTAAAGCTTTCGACCGTGCGGAAATCGCCGTTCACCAGCGCGAAGGCATCCTCAACAACGCACAACTCCACTTCCCCAACGAACCGGCACGCCACAAGCTGCTCGATATCGTGGGAGACCTCGCCCTGATCGGCTATCCCATCAAGGCGCATATCATCGCCAACCGTCCGGGCCACGCTTCCAACGTGGAGTTTGCCCGCAAGATCAAGGCATATATCAAAAAGAACAAGCACAACCGCGACGTTCCCATCTACGATCCCAACCAACCCGCGATCTACGACATCAACCGTATCGTGAAAACCATGCCGCACCGCTACCCGATGCTGCTGGTCGACAAGATCATCGAGCTGAGCGACACGCAGGTGGTAGGCATCAAGAACGTCACTTTCAACGAGCAGATCTTCCAGGGGCACTTCCCCAATAACCCGGTAATGCCCGGCGTACTGATCTGCGAGGCCCTGGCCCAGGTGGGCGGCATCCTTGCCCTCAACCCCAAGCCGGACCCGGAAAACTACGACACCTATTTCCTTAAGATCGATAATTGCAAATTCAAGCAAAAAGTGATACCCGGAGATACCATGGTACTGAAAATGGAGCTGCTCAGCCCTATCCGCAGAGGCCTGGTGGAAATGCGCGGAACCGCTTTCGTCGGCAATAAAGTAGCGGCGGAAGCAGACATGGTTGCTCAAATTGTAAAACGCGAAGGCTAA
- a CDS encoding ATP-dependent DNA helicase RecQ has translation MSTAQSILHKYWGYHAFRPMQQEIVESVASGNDTLALLPTGGGKSICFQVPAMMKEGLCLVVTPLIALMKDQVENLNRRGIPAFAIYAGMMAKDVEKVLALAREGEIKFLYVSPERLQSRRFLWYCEVLPVTLIAVDEAHCISQWGYDFRPAYLQIANIRDQFPNAPILALTASATPAVQKDICIQLQLRAPHIYIKSFARANLSYSVLEEESKSLRIKNILDRVPGTAVVYCRNRRQTQELAALLTAQGISANYYHAGLSNEERNNRQAAWIGNETRVMVCTNAFGMGIDKPDVRLVIHADVPDSIEAYYQEAGRAGRDEQKAFAVLLYTANDLEQMKVRLEQQFPDLDTIREVFQCVVNYLQAPAGGVEGVYFDFDFNEFVQRFKLNVAVAHSAIRIIEQEGVWQLSESVYMPSKVEFITNRETLFEYETINPRLDQLIKSMLRTYQGILDFAVPVFEKQMARILRCTEDEIIDNLQQLHRQAVIRYYPRKDSPQLSFLQERPRAQQLRIDMERLAQRKKVMEAKINAITRYTQNADECRTRQLVRYFGEKDAEKCGVCDVCVKESKGKLKPGEFGKVAKAILAALGERTSVPALMQKLDAEESRILETLQFLIAEGLVLRDGDGFLIAAKP, from the coding sequence ATGTCTACGGCACAATCGATATTACATAAATACTGGGGCTATCACGCTTTCCGGCCCATGCAGCAGGAAATCGTGGAGTCCGTGGCGTCGGGGAACGATACTTTGGCACTGTTGCCTACCGGCGGTGGGAAGTCCATCTGCTTCCAGGTGCCCGCGATGATGAAGGAAGGGCTTTGCCTCGTGGTGACGCCGCTCATCGCTTTGATGAAAGACCAGGTCGAAAACCTGAACCGCCGCGGCATTCCGGCTTTTGCGATTTATGCGGGGATGATGGCGAAAGATGTGGAAAAAGTGCTGGCGCTGGCGCGGGAAGGAGAAATCAAATTCTTGTACGTGTCGCCGGAAAGATTGCAGAGCCGCCGCTTCCTGTGGTATTGCGAAGTGCTGCCCGTCACGCTGATCGCCGTCGACGAGGCGCATTGCATCTCGCAATGGGGCTACGACTTCAGGCCCGCCTATCTGCAGATCGCCAATATCCGCGACCAGTTCCCCAACGCGCCCATCCTGGCGCTCACCGCTTCCGCAACGCCCGCCGTACAAAAGGATATCTGCATCCAGTTACAACTCCGCGCACCGCATATCTACATCAAAAGCTTCGCCCGCGCGAATCTTTCGTATAGCGTGCTGGAAGAAGAAAGCAAATCCCTGCGCATCAAAAACATCCTCGACAGGGTGCCCGGCACTGCCGTGGTGTATTGCCGCAACCGCCGGCAAACGCAGGAACTGGCAGCGCTCCTCACTGCACAGGGAATTTCAGCGAATTATTACCACGCCGGGCTTTCCAACGAAGAACGCAACAACCGCCAGGCCGCCTGGATCGGCAACGAAACGCGCGTGATGGTATGTACCAACGCCTTTGGCATGGGCATCGACAAGCCCGACGTACGCCTCGTTATCCATGCCGACGTGCCCGACAGCATCGAGGCCTACTACCAGGAAGCGGGCCGCGCCGGCCGCGATGAACAGAAAGCCTTCGCCGTATTGCTTTACACAGCCAACGATCTCGAACAAATGAAAGTGCGGCTGGAACAGCAGTTTCCCGATCTAGACACCATCCGGGAAGTCTTCCAGTGCGTGGTGAATTACCTCCAGGCACCCGCCGGCGGAGTGGAAGGCGTGTATTTCGATTTCGATTTCAATGAATTCGTACAACGCTTCAAACTCAATGTGGCCGTGGCGCACAGCGCGATCCGCATCATCGAGCAGGAGGGCGTCTGGCAACTCAGCGAAAGCGTATACATGCCTTCCAAAGTCGAATTCATCACCAACCGCGAAACGCTCTTCGAATACGAAACCATCAATCCCCGGCTCGACCAGCTCATCAAGTCCATGCTGCGCACCTACCAGGGCATTCTGGATTTCGCGGTCCCCGTTTTCGAAAAGCAAATGGCCCGCATCCTGCGCTGTACCGAAGATGAGATCATCGATAACCTCCAGCAGCTCCACCGGCAGGCTGTTATCCGGTATTATCCGCGGAAAGACAGTCCCCAGTTATCTTTCCTGCAGGAGCGCCCCCGCGCCCAGCAGCTCCGGATCGATATGGAGCGCCTCGCGCAACGTAAGAAAGTCATGGAAGCGAAGATCAACGCCATCACGCGCTATACGCAGAACGCCGACGAATGCCGCACGCGCCAGTTGGTACGTTATTTCGGGGAAAAAGACGCCGAAAAGTGTGGTGTTTGCGATGTGTGCGTGAAAGAAAGCAAAGGGAAACTGAAGCCTGGGGAGTTCGGCAAAGTTGCCAAAGCGATCCTCGCGGCGCTGGGAGAAAGAACGAGCGTGCCCGCCCTCATGCAAAAACTCGACGCAGAGGAAAGCAGGATCCTGGAAACCCTGCAATTCCTCATCGCCGAAGGGCTTGTGCTGCGCGACGGAGACGGGTTCCTCATCGCGGCAAAGCCCTGA